One window of Microbacterium sp. 1S1 genomic DNA carries:
- a CDS encoding YifB family Mg chelatase-like AAA ATPase has translation MSTARTWSVALTGAEGRLVEVEADLSPQTPEFRIIGLPDKSLGEAVQRVHNACVNSGLSLPRRRLTVNLSPASLPKHGAAFDLAIAVASLAASDMLTRRAVRQTVHLGELGLDGRLRPVRGVLPAVFAAARAGFDRVIVPHGNATEAGLVEGVEVQGAASLAEVAAWHGAEVEVPDVEPIPGPPPPEAEPDDRDLSDVVGQEEAVEALIVAAAGGHNMLLSGPPGAGKTMLAGRLPGIMLPLTEQEAIEVASVRSLCGEPVTGLDHRPPLVAPHHSASMAAMVGGGSRTARPGAVARAHRGVLFLDEAAEFPRAVLDALRQPLESGFVDVHRSGFVVRFPARFQLLLAMNPCPCGNRGVRDGDCICPPQALRRYATRLSGPLRDRVDIDLPVTRVAASRSLAGERSGVTTAGARDRVMAASARAERRWRGTPWRRNAEVPGTVLRHGGLRLSPEARGSLDRALERGALTLRGYDRALRVAWTMADLAGRDQPGTDEVGRALLLRTGVAR, from the coding sequence GTGAGCACCGCCCGCACCTGGTCCGTCGCACTCACCGGCGCGGAGGGGCGCCTCGTCGAGGTCGAAGCCGACCTCTCGCCGCAGACACCCGAGTTCCGGATCATCGGGCTCCCCGACAAATCTCTCGGAGAGGCGGTGCAGCGCGTGCACAACGCCTGCGTGAACTCCGGGCTCTCGCTGCCCCGGCGACGTCTCACGGTGAACCTCTCGCCGGCGAGTCTGCCCAAGCACGGTGCTGCCTTCGACCTGGCGATCGCGGTCGCCTCGCTCGCCGCGAGCGACATGCTCACGCGTCGCGCTGTCCGGCAGACGGTGCATCTCGGGGAGCTCGGGCTGGACGGCCGGCTGCGTCCCGTTCGCGGCGTGCTTCCTGCGGTCTTCGCCGCCGCACGCGCCGGCTTCGACCGTGTGATCGTGCCGCACGGCAACGCGACGGAAGCCGGTCTCGTCGAGGGTGTCGAGGTGCAGGGGGCCGCGTCGCTCGCAGAGGTCGCAGCCTGGCACGGAGCCGAGGTGGAGGTGCCGGACGTCGAGCCGATTCCCGGCCCGCCGCCGCCGGAGGCAGAACCGGACGACCGCGACCTCAGCGACGTCGTCGGTCAGGAGGAAGCCGTCGAGGCGCTCATCGTCGCGGCCGCGGGCGGGCACAACATGCTCCTGAGCGGTCCACCCGGAGCCGGCAAGACGATGCTTGCGGGCCGCCTTCCCGGGATCATGCTTCCGCTGACCGAACAGGAGGCCATCGAGGTCGCTTCCGTGCGCTCCCTCTGTGGAGAGCCCGTCACCGGGCTCGACCACCGGCCTCCGCTGGTCGCTCCGCATCACAGTGCCTCGATGGCGGCGATGGTGGGAGGGGGATCGCGAACCGCGCGTCCCGGCGCGGTCGCTCGCGCGCATCGGGGGGTGCTCTTCCTCGACGAGGCAGCGGAGTTCCCCCGAGCGGTCCTGGACGCACTCCGCCAGCCCCTCGAGAGCGGCTTCGTCGACGTGCATCGGTCAGGCTTCGTCGTGCGGTTTCCGGCGCGGTTCCAACTGCTCCTCGCCATGAACCCGTGTCCCTGCGGCAACCGGGGAGTACGTGACGGCGACTGCATCTGTCCGCCGCAGGCGCTGAGACGCTACGCCACCCGTCTCTCCGGCCCGTTGCGCGACCGCGTCGACATCGATCTGCCGGTGACCCGGGTCGCCGCCTCGCGTTCGCTCGCGGGGGAGCGTTCCGGGGTGACGACCGCCGGCGCGCGGGACCGCGTGATGGCTGCCAGCGCACGGGCGGAGCGGCGATGGCGCGGCACGCCGTGGCGTCGGAACGCGGAGGTCCCCGGCACCGTGCTCCGGCACGGCGGGCTCCGGCTCTCGCCGGAGGCGCGGGGGAGCCTCGATCGGGCGCTGGAACGAGGAGCGCTGACGCTCCGCGGCTACGACCGTGCGCTCCGGGTGGCCTGGACCATGGCCGACCTTGCCGGACGCGACCAGCCCGGCACAGACGAGGTCGGACGCGCACTGCTTCTGCGGACAGGGGTGGCGCGTTGA
- the dprA gene encoding DNA-processing protein DprA has protein sequence MTETLARVAWSVVADPGDAVAATLVREFGPADGLRFALDTPQRAWPVVRAAGARRALDEARARWRQRGDAAAVIGALRAAQKTGAQLLLPGDPAWPVAVDDLDAEVPMVLWVRGRAELLTSMSRVAVVGARAATAYGERVAADIAGDLAAGEAVIVSGGAYGIDGAAHRAALTVGGGTVAVLAGGVDRPYPAGHRTLLARIADDGVVVSEVPCGTAPTRWRFLARNRLIAAMGQATVVVEAGWRSGSLNTAGRAATLGRPLGAVPGPVTSASSAGCHQLLREYDAVCVTSAAEVVEMLPIDARPARGHDATDEGRVRLLRALGTRTVRTERDLAQRADLTVERTRALLGLLDLDGLARRDRGGWRGVAPRTR, from the coding sequence GTGACGGAAACTCTCGCTCGTGTCGCCTGGTCGGTCGTCGCCGACCCCGGCGACGCGGTCGCCGCGACTCTCGTGCGGGAGTTCGGGCCGGCCGACGGACTGCGCTTCGCTCTGGACACGCCCCAGCGGGCGTGGCCGGTGGTCCGGGCCGCGGGCGCACGACGGGCCTTGGACGAGGCGCGCGCACGGTGGCGGCAGCGCGGTGATGCGGCGGCCGTGATCGGGGCGTTGCGTGCGGCGCAGAAGACCGGTGCGCAGCTGCTCCTTCCGGGAGATCCCGCCTGGCCGGTCGCCGTCGACGACCTCGATGCTGAGGTCCCGATGGTGCTGTGGGTGCGCGGACGCGCTGAGCTCCTGACGAGCATGTCACGCGTCGCCGTCGTGGGCGCGAGGGCGGCCACCGCTTACGGGGAGCGCGTCGCCGCCGACATCGCCGGGGACCTGGCGGCAGGGGAGGCTGTCATCGTGTCCGGCGGAGCCTACGGCATCGACGGCGCTGCCCACCGCGCAGCGCTGACCGTCGGGGGCGGGACGGTCGCCGTTCTCGCCGGGGGAGTGGACCGTCCATACCCCGCCGGTCATCGCACCCTCCTCGCACGGATCGCGGACGACGGGGTTGTCGTGAGCGAAGTTCCCTGCGGCACGGCGCCGACGCGATGGCGGTTCCTCGCTCGCAACCGACTGATCGCGGCAATGGGGCAGGCCACGGTGGTCGTCGAGGCGGGCTGGCGCAGCGGGTCGCTCAACACGGCGGGACGCGCCGCGACACTGGGCAGGCCGCTCGGTGCGGTACCCGGGCCCGTCACCTCCGCGTCGTCGGCCGGGTGCCATCAGTTGCTGCGCGAGTACGACGCCGTGTGCGTCACCTCGGCGGCCGAGGTCGTCGAGATGCTCCCGATCGACGCGCGGCCGGCCCGCGGACACGATGCCACGGACGAAGGGCGGGTGCGGCTTCTCCGTGCGCTCGGCACCCGGACCGTTCGCACCGAGAGGGATCTCGCGCAGCGCGCAGACCTGACGGTCGAGCGGACGAGGGCTCTGCTCGGTCTCCTCGATCTCGACGGCCTCGCGCGACGCGACCGGGGCGGCTGGCGTGGAGTCGCGCCGCGCACGCGGTGA
- a CDS encoding tyrosine-type recombinase/integrase: MDFAVAVEAFADHLEKVRRLSPATVKAYRSDLRDLGASVAGGPVDRIDLELLREWLWQATQRGDARATLARRAATARAFFGWAREQELIAVDPSLRLVAPKRAKTLPTVASKDAMSELLDRHRHAASSGEPVALRDHAVLELLYGAAVRVSELCGLDIDDLDLDRGTALVRGKGDKERVVPFGAPARDALDAYLRRARPALLARTQTASPAVFLGSRGRRLGPRTVYEVVARALAPVVGADTVGPHALRHTAATHLLDGGADLRAVQEILGHASLGTTQIYTHVSAERLTATYRLAHPRA, encoded by the coding sequence ATGGACTTCGCGGTCGCTGTCGAGGCGTTCGCCGATCACCTGGAGAAGGTGCGTCGGCTCTCACCGGCGACCGTGAAGGCGTACCGGTCCGACCTGCGCGACCTCGGGGCGAGCGTGGCGGGCGGTCCGGTGGACCGGATCGACCTGGAGCTGCTGCGCGAATGGCTGTGGCAGGCGACCCAGCGCGGCGACGCGCGAGCGACCCTGGCCCGACGCGCGGCGACAGCGCGCGCGTTCTTCGGCTGGGCGCGCGAGCAGGAGCTCATCGCGGTCGATCCGAGCCTGCGGCTCGTGGCGCCGAAGCGCGCCAAGACGCTGCCGACCGTCGCCTCGAAGGACGCGATGTCCGAGCTGCTGGATCGCCATCGTCACGCGGCATCGTCGGGTGAACCGGTCGCTCTGCGTGACCACGCGGTGCTGGAGCTCCTCTACGGCGCCGCGGTCCGGGTATCCGAGCTCTGCGGGCTCGACATCGACGACCTCGATCTCGACCGCGGGACGGCCCTCGTGCGGGGCAAGGGCGACAAGGAGCGCGTCGTGCCGTTCGGTGCCCCGGCGCGGGATGCTCTGGATGCATACCTCCGTCGGGCGCGGCCCGCACTGCTCGCACGCACGCAGACCGCTTCCCCCGCCGTCTTCCTCGGCAGCCGTGGGCGCCGCCTCGGCCCGCGAACGGTCTACGAGGTCGTCGCCCGCGCGCTCGCGCCCGTCGTCGGAGCGGACACGGTCGGGCCGCACGCACTCCGCCACACCGCCGCGACTCATCTCCTCGACGGTGGCGCAGATCTGCGCGCCGTGCAGGAGATCCTGGGGCACGCGAGTCTCGGCACCACCCAGATCTACACGCACGTCTCGGCCGAGCGCCTGACGGCGACGTATCGGCTGGCGCACCCCCGCGCCTGA
- a CDS encoding murein hydrolase activator EnvC family protein — translation MASLSHPRPRLRAHPSSPARRTIAAVLGCFVLLGSAAPLAPPPSAQATTTAGPLLSPEVGSSAEGVWRWPLDGTRRVSTAYRAPAHAYGPGHRGIDVTTTVGAAAVAPADGVVAFQGVVVDRPVLTIRHADGLVSTFEPLESSLRAGESVRQGQGIGRVSVGGHASPGSLHVGVRYDGTYINPMLLFEDVPRARLLPCCDP, via the coding sequence ATGGCTTCGCTGTCCCACCCTCGTCCCCGCCTCCGTGCACACCCGTCCTCCCCTGCTCGCCGCACGATTGCGGCCGTGCTCGGCTGCTTCGTGCTCCTGGGCAGCGCAGCTCCGCTCGCGCCCCCTCCCTCTGCACAGGCCACGACCACTGCCGGCCCCCTGCTGTCCCCGGAGGTCGGGTCCTCCGCTGAGGGGGTGTGGCGCTGGCCGCTCGACGGGACTCGCCGCGTGAGCACCGCCTATCGCGCGCCGGCGCACGCCTACGGCCCCGGGCACCGGGGCATAGACGTCACCACGACCGTCGGTGCCGCGGCGGTCGCGCCGGCGGACGGTGTGGTCGCGTTCCAAGGCGTGGTGGTCGATCGTCCTGTGCTCACGATCCGTCACGCCGATGGTCTCGTGAGCACGTTCGAGCCGCTGGAGTCCTCTCTCCGCGCGGGTGAGTCGGTCCGACAGGGTCAGGGCATCGGCCGGGTCTCGGTCGGCGGGCATGCGTCTCCGGGGTCGCTGCATGTCGGCGTGCGGTACGACGGGACGTACATCAACCCGATGCTCCTGTTCGAGGACGTGCCACGCGCACGACTTCTCCCCTGCTGCGACCCGTGA
- the rpsB gene encoding 30S ribosomal protein S2 encodes MAVVTIRQLLDSGVHFGHQTRRWNPKVKRFILTERSGIHIIDLQQSLGYIDKAYDFVKETVAHGGTILFVGTKKQAQEILAEQATRVGQPYVNQRWLGGLLTNFSTIAKRLARMKELEELDYENPAASGFTKKELLLKKRELDKLHKSLGGIRNLTKTPSALWVVDAKREHLAIDEAKKLGIPVIGILDTNADPDDFQYPIPGNDDAIRSVSLLTRIIADAAAEGLQQKHNPDSGDAEPLAEWEKELLEAPVQESADAADATAADAAGAQEHDEAIAAASGEETAEVAAAEAADAK; translated from the coding sequence ATGGCTGTGGTCACCATCCGCCAGCTGCTCGACAGCGGCGTGCACTTCGGACACCAGACCCGTCGGTGGAACCCGAAGGTGAAGCGCTTCATCCTCACGGAGCGCAGCGGCATCCACATCATCGACCTCCAGCAGTCGCTCGGCTACATCGACAAGGCGTACGACTTCGTCAAGGAGACCGTCGCGCACGGCGGCACCATCCTCTTCGTCGGCACCAAGAAGCAGGCGCAGGAGATCCTCGCGGAGCAGGCCACCCGCGTCGGCCAGCCGTACGTGAACCAGCGCTGGCTCGGTGGCCTCCTCACCAACTTCTCCACCATCGCGAAGCGCCTCGCTCGCATGAAGGAGCTCGAGGAGCTCGACTACGAGAACCCCGCTGCCTCGGGCTTCACGAAGAAGGAGCTGCTGCTCAAGAAGCGTGAGCTGGACAAGCTCCACAAGTCGCTCGGCGGTATCCGCAACCTCACGAAGACGCCGTCCGCCCTCTGGGTCGTCGACGCCAAGCGCGAGCACCTCGCCATCGACGAGGCCAAGAAGCTCGGGATCCCGGTGATCGGCATCCTCGACACCAACGCCGACCCGGACGACTTCCAGTACCCGATCCCGGGCAACGACGACGCCATCCGCTCGGTCTCGCTGCTGACGCGCATCATCGCCGACGCGGCCGCCGAGGGCCTGCAGCAGAAGCACAACCCGGACTCGGGCGACGCAGAGCCGCTGGCCGAGTGGGAGAAGGAGCTCCTCGAGGCTCCCGTCCAGGAGTCCGCTGACGCTGCCGACGCCACCGCCGCCGACGCGGCCGGTGCGCAGGAGCACGACGAGGCGATCGCCGCCGCTTCCGGTGAGGAGACCGCCGAGGTCGCCGCCGCCGAGGCCGCAGACGCCAAGTAA
- the tsf gene encoding translation elongation factor Ts, with amino-acid sequence MANFTIADLKALREQLGTGMVDTKKALEEADGDVEKATEILRLKGAKGNAKRADRSTSEGLVVAREQDGAVTLVELACETDFVAKNERFIALADKVADAVAAVKADSVEAALAAPAGDKTVEQLISEEAAIIGEKVELRRVRTVTGDSVEVYLHRTSKDLPPQIGVVVAYSGDDAATARSIAQHISFANPSYLSREDVPADAVEKEREIVTEISRNEGKPEAALPKIVEGRVAAFIKQVALLEQDYAKDNKLSVAQVAKDAGITVTDFARFKVGA; translated from the coding sequence ATGGCCAACTTCACCATCGCCGACCTCAAGGCGCTGCGTGAGCAGCTCGGCACGGGAATGGTCGACACCAAGAAGGCGCTCGAGGAGGCTGACGGCGACGTCGAGAAGGCCACCGAGATCCTGCGCCTGAAGGGTGCCAAGGGCAACGCCAAGCGCGCCGACCGTTCGACCAGCGAGGGCCTCGTCGTCGCTCGCGAGCAGGACGGCGCCGTGACGCTCGTCGAGCTCGCCTGCGAGACCGACTTCGTCGCCAAGAACGAGCGCTTCATCGCGCTGGCCGACAAGGTCGCCGACGCCGTCGCCGCCGTGAAGGCCGACTCGGTCGAGGCCGCGCTGGCCGCCCCGGCGGGAGACAAGACCGTCGAGCAGCTCATCTCGGAAGAGGCCGCCATCATCGGCGAGAAGGTCGAGCTCCGGCGCGTGCGCACCGTCACCGGTGACAGCGTCGAGGTCTACCTGCACCGCACGAGCAAGGACCTGCCCCCGCAGATCGGTGTCGTCGTCGCCTACTCCGGTGACGACGCCGCGACCGCGCGGAGCATCGCCCAGCACATCTCGTTCGCGAACCCGTCGTACCTGTCCCGCGAGGACGTGCCGGCGGACGCGGTCGAGAAGGAGCGCGAGATCGTCACCGAGATCTCTCGCAACGAGGGCAAGCCGGAGGCTGCTCTGCCGAAGATCGTCGAGGGCCGCGTCGCTGCGTTCATCAAGCAGGTCGCCCTGCTCGAGCAGGACTACGCGAAGGACAACAAGCTCTCCGTCGCCCAGGTGGCGAAGGACGCCGGTATCACCGTGACGGACTTCGCGCGCTTCAAGGTCGGCGCGTAA
- the pyrH gene encoding UMP kinase, with protein sequence MTERTGRRRVLLKLSGEAFGAGQLGVNPDVVSQMAREIAAAVDRVEVAVVVGGGNFFRGAELSQRGMDRGRADYMGMLGTVMNALALQDFLEQAGAATRVQSAISMTQVAEPYIPRRAERHMEKGRVVIFGAGAGLPYFSTDTVAAQRALEIGAQEVLVAKNGVDAIYTADPNKHADAERIDRVTYRDALQQGLKVVDSTAFSLCMDNNMDMRVFGMEPAGNVTRALLGEAIGTLVTA encoded by the coding sequence ATGACTGAACGCACCGGACGCCGTCGCGTCCTCCTCAAGCTCTCCGGAGAGGCGTTCGGCGCCGGGCAGCTCGGCGTCAACCCCGACGTGGTCAGCCAGATGGCGCGGGAGATCGCCGCCGCGGTCGACCGCGTCGAGGTCGCTGTCGTCGTCGGTGGCGGCAACTTCTTCCGCGGCGCGGAGCTCAGCCAGCGCGGCATGGACCGGGGACGTGCCGACTACATGGGCATGCTCGGCACCGTGATGAACGCCCTCGCCCTGCAGGACTTCCTGGAGCAGGCGGGCGCCGCGACGCGCGTGCAGTCGGCGATCTCGATGACTCAGGTCGCCGAGCCCTACATCCCGCGACGCGCCGAGCGTCACATGGAGAAGGGCCGCGTGGTCATCTTCGGCGCGGGGGCCGGGCTCCCGTACTTCTCCACCGACACCGTCGCCGCGCAGCGGGCGCTGGAGATCGGCGCGCAGGAGGTCCTCGTCGCCAAGAACGGTGTCGACGCGATCTACACCGCCGACCCGAACAAGCACGCCGACGCCGAGCGCATCGACCGCGTGACCTACCGTGATGCGCTCCAGCAGGGCCTCAAGGTCGTGGATTCGACGGCGTTCAGCCTTTGCATGGACAACAACATGGACATGCGGGTCTTCGGCATGGAGCCGGCGGGCAACGTGACCCGTGCACTCTTGGGCGAGGCCATTGGCACGCTCGTCACGGCCTGA
- the frr gene encoding ribosome recycling factor has protein sequence MIADVLAETTTRMSRAVEAAKEDFSTVRTGRANPQLFQKVLVDYYGTPTPLAQLASLANQEARTLIITPYDKSALKAIEQAIRDMPNLGANPTNDGNLVRVTMPELTAERRKEYVKLVKSKAEDAKVHVRGIRRKAKDELDGLKSELGEDEIARGEKELDALTRQHVDLIDDALKRKEAELLEV, from the coding sequence GTGATCGCGGACGTCCTCGCTGAAACCACCACCCGTATGTCCCGGGCTGTCGAGGCTGCCAAGGAGGACTTCTCCACGGTGCGCACCGGTCGTGCGAACCCGCAGCTCTTCCAGAAGGTGCTGGTCGACTACTACGGCACGCCGACGCCGCTCGCGCAGCTCGCCTCGTTGGCCAACCAGGAGGCACGGACGCTGATCATCACGCCGTACGACAAGTCGGCCCTGAAGGCGATCGAGCAGGCCATCCGAGACATGCCGAACCTCGGTGCGAACCCGACGAACGACGGCAATCTCGTTCGTGTCACGATGCCGGAGCTGACGGCGGAGCGTCGCAAGGAGTACGTCAAGCTCGTCAAGTCGAAGGCCGAGGACGCGAAGGTCCACGTTCGCGGCATCCGCCGGAAGGCGAAGGACGAGCTCGACGGTCTGAAGAGCGAGCTCGGCGAGGACGAGATCGCTCGCGGTGAGAAGGAGCTGGACGCTCTGACCCGCCAGCACGTCGACCTCATCGACGACGCGCTGAAGCGCAAAGAGGCCGAACTCCTCGAGGTGTAG
- a CDS encoding phosphatidate cytidylyltransferase, translating into MSDESRGAEGESPVSRPEAVPKDGTAGGAPLADAAFPAFDAAAVPPRPPLPPPGTSGTASRLDTADHNAIREQWRQARDEFGTHVSHARDQLDQANERIKQRTGRDLVLAILIGLAFGAALLGSLLFIKALFVPFALAAALLGVYELTRALRAAGRRVDVIPQLVAAAFLVLSAYFAEPWLSWVMLFVSVAFVIVWRLLAQMVAKDGRTYGDVLTDAVIGGFVQIYVPFLAGVALILLEQEGGQWWVLSFIAIAVAADTGAYAAGLAFGRHPMAPRISPKKTWEGFGGAVVASLAAGVLLAMFLLDLPWWGGVLFGGAILLSATLGDLGESMLKRDLGIKDMSSWLPGHGGLLDRLDSILPSTIPALCLYFLLSPWVVLR; encoded by the coding sequence ATGTCCGACGAATCGCGAGGCGCCGAGGGGGAATCGCCGGTGTCCCGCCCGGAGGCGGTGCCGAAAGACGGGACCGCGGGCGGAGCCCCGCTGGCGGATGCCGCCTTCCCGGCGTTCGACGCCGCGGCCGTGCCTCCGCGGCCGCCGCTGCCCCCGCCCGGCACGTCGGGCACGGCCTCACGGCTTGATACCGCGGACCACAACGCGATCCGCGAGCAGTGGCGCCAGGCGCGGGACGAGTTCGGTACTCATGTCTCGCATGCGCGCGATCAGCTCGATCAAGCCAACGAGCGCATCAAGCAGCGCACCGGCCGGGACCTCGTCCTCGCGATCCTGATCGGACTCGCCTTCGGTGCGGCGCTCCTCGGATCGCTGCTGTTCATCAAGGCGCTGTTCGTGCCGTTCGCGCTGGCGGCCGCTCTGCTGGGCGTCTATGAACTGACCCGCGCCCTGCGCGCCGCCGGCCGACGCGTCGATGTGATCCCGCAGCTGGTCGCCGCCGCTTTCCTCGTGCTGTCGGCCTACTTCGCCGAGCCCTGGCTGAGCTGGGTGATGCTGTTCGTCTCGGTCGCCTTCGTGATCGTCTGGCGCTTGCTCGCACAGATGGTCGCCAAGGACGGCCGGACATACGGTGACGTGCTCACGGATGCCGTCATCGGCGGCTTCGTGCAGATCTACGTTCCCTTCCTCGCCGGGGTCGCGCTCATCCTGCTCGAGCAGGAGGGCGGTCAGTGGTGGGTCCTCAGCTTCATCGCGATCGCCGTGGCGGCCGACACGGGCGCCTACGCGGCTGGTCTCGCGTTCGGTCGGCACCCGATGGCTCCGCGGATCAGTCCGAAGAAGACGTGGGAGGGCTTCGGCGGTGCCGTCGTCGCCTCCCTGGCGGCCGGTGTCCTCCTGGCGATGTTCCTGCTCGATCTCCCGTGGTGGGGTGGGGTGCTCTTCGGCGGCGCCATCCTCCTCTCGGCGACGCTCGGCGACCTCGGCGAGTCGATGCTCAAGCGCGACCTCGGCATCAAGGACATGAGCTCCTGGCTTCCGGGGCATGGAGGACTCCTGGACCGTCTGGACAGCATCCTGCCGTCCACGATCCCGGCTCTCTGCCTGTACTTCCTCCTCTCTCCCTGGGTGGTGCTGCGATGA
- a CDS encoding DivIVA domain-containing protein, translated as MNDDRTDARTRSSAKPAFALTSGRTKGYHRAAVDSFLASARQAFETGGDDLTAEDVRTASFPLVKEGYAVADVDAALGRVEDAFAARERERAVRSRGAGAWVEQARAEAQVILDHLARPRRQRFARTGFLTYGYRVDEVDHVTSRIVRYLRDGDALTAEQLRSAAFRMQRGGYREEQVDALLDATIDVILAVR; from the coding sequence ATGAACGACGATCGGACCGACGCCCGGACGCGGAGCTCCGCGAAACCGGCCTTCGCGCTCACCAGCGGGCGCACGAAGGGGTACCACCGCGCGGCGGTGGACAGCTTCCTCGCGTCCGCGCGGCAGGCGTTCGAGACCGGCGGAGACGACCTCACGGCCGAGGACGTGCGGACGGCCTCCTTCCCGCTCGTCAAGGAGGGGTACGCGGTCGCGGACGTCGATGCCGCGCTCGGCCGGGTCGAGGACGCCTTCGCCGCGCGCGAACGAGAGCGCGCGGTGCGTTCCCGGGGCGCAGGAGCCTGGGTGGAGCAGGCCAGGGCCGAAGCGCAGGTGATCCTGGACCACCTGGCCCGTCCCCGCCGCCAGCGGTTCGCTCGCACCGGCTTCCTCACTTACGGCTACCGGGTGGACGAGGTCGATCACGTGACGTCGCGCATCGTCCGCTACCTGCGCGACGGCGACGCCCTGACCGCCGAGCAACTGCGTTCCGCGGCCTTCCGCATGCAGCGCGGCGGCTACCGCGAGGAGCAGGTCGACGCGCTTCTCGATGCCACTATCGACGTCATCCTCGCGGTGCGCTGA
- a CDS encoding lytic transglycosylase domain-containing protein — translation MNSRNDMIPERSDSALVPAATATSATRGTRRWTRRRGVAGVFSSLAVVGFAAAMVAPTGVALAQPVATDAPDSVYAAALADTQNLTVTVEGATIAPVERGSFEVYVKPKPKPKPKPKPATTTSSSESQGGSSGGGGLPPYSGGGAPAEWMAAAGIAQSDWQYVDYIVSRESGWNPNATNSSSGACGLVQALPCSKVPGNGYNPVDNLRWATGYATGRYGSWAGAYNFWVNNHWW, via the coding sequence GTGAACTCCCGAAACGACATGATTCCCGAACGAAGCGACTCCGCGCTGGTACCCGCAGCGACGGCCACGTCCGCCACCCGTGGCACGCGACGCTGGACGCGTCGCCGCGGTGTCGCCGGCGTCTTCAGCTCTCTCGCCGTCGTCGGATTCGCCGCCGCGATGGTCGCGCCCACTGGTGTCGCGCTGGCGCAGCCGGTCGCCACGGACGCGCCGGACTCCGTCTACGCGGCCGCCCTCGCGGACACGCAGAACCTCACTGTCACCGTGGAAGGCGCGACGATCGCGCCGGTGGAGCGCGGCTCCTTCGAGGTCTACGTCAAACCCAAGCCCAAGCCGAAGCCCAAGCCGAAGCCGGCGACCACGACCTCGTCGTCGGAATCGCAGGGAGGGTCGTCCGGCGGTGGCGGTCTGCCGCCGTACAGTGGCGGCGGCGCTCCTGCGGAGTGGATGGCGGCGGCCGGGATCGCGCAGAGCGACTGGCAGTACGTCGACTACATCGTCTCGCGGGAGAGCGGCTGGAACCCGAACGCGACCAACTCCTCGTCCGGTGCCTGCGGTCTCGTGCAGGCGCTGCCGTGCAGCAAGGTGCCCGGTAACGGCTACAACCCCGTCGACAATCTCCGTTGGGCGACGGGGTATGCCACGGGGCGCTACGGCAGCTGGGCCGGCGCGTACAACTTCTGGGTCAACAACCACTGGTGGTGA